The Arachis hypogaea cultivar Tifrunner chromosome 16, arahy.Tifrunner.gnm2.J5K5, whole genome shotgun sequence genome contains a region encoding:
- the LOC112754066 gene encoding uncharacterized protein, with translation MNENKIDYCRGMIQQSQGGLFDTIQCWNMVGGGSRPPLPPQIGPAATIMSRFESPASAFYAAELCMGFAEYEHSQAQFSKMNNNNNNNDLEFPLYQRDKFDLSNTLQAMVNSQFNTKNQCFRSSNKIPCDNFPARKFHHQQKFFTDAMTSPFPNKGNQDNIVSFDSYQDRSPTPSSGGSVSANSASNGVTISSKTRIRWTQDLHEKFVECVNRLGGADKATPKAVLKMMDSDGLTIFHVKSHLQKYRIAKYMPDPIHNGKSEKRIHIENLQHQHLHLDMKSGIQIREALQQQLDAQKLLHEQLENQRKLQLRIEEQGRQLKKMFEEQQKATNELLNCQNIITKDDT, from the exons ATGAATGAGAACAAGATTGATTATTGCAGAGGAATGATTCAACAAAGCCAAGGAGGACTATTTGATACCATACAGTGTTGGAACATGGTTGGAGGAGGATCACGGCCGCCACTGCCGCCACAAATAGGCCCTGCTGCCACCATCATGAGCCGGTTCGAGTCGCCGGCTTCTGCCTTCTATGCAGCAGAACTCTGCATGGGGTTTGCAGAATATGAACACTCTCAGGCTCAGTTCTctaagatgaataataataataataataatgatttgGAATTCCCTTTGTATCAAAGGGACAAATTTGATCTCTCAAACACTTTGCAAGCAATGGTGAATTCTCAATTCAATACCAAAAATCAATGCTTTAGATCATCCAACAAAATCCCATGTGACAATTTTCCTGCCAGAAAGTTCCATCACCAACAGAAGTTCTTCACTGATGCCATGACTTCACCATTTCCTAACAAAGGAAATCAAGATAATATA GTGAGCTTTGATTCTTATCAAGATAGGTCTCCAACACCTTCTTCAGGAGGAAGTGTATCAGCAAACTCTGCTTCTAATGGGGTAACCATATCGAGTAAGACGCGTATAAGATGGACTCAGGATCTTCATGAAAAGTTTGTTGAATGTGTGAATCGCCTTGGTGGTGCTGATA AGGCAACACCAAAGGCTGTATTGAAGATGATGGACTCAGATGGATTAACAATCTTTCATGTCAAAAGCCATTTGCAGAAATATAGAATTGCTAAGTACATGCCTGACCCAATTCATAATg GGAAATCTGAGAAAAGAATCCACATAGAGAATCTTCAACATCAACATCTTCATCTTGATATGAAGAG TGGAATTCAAATTAGAGAAGCACTTCAACAACAATTAGATGCACAAAAGCTTCTTCATGAACAACtagag AATCAGAGAAAGTTGCAGCTGCGAATCGAGGAACAAGGTAGGCAGTTGAAGAAAATGTTTGAAGAGCAGCAAAAAGCAACGAATGAACTTTTGAATTGTCAGAATATAATAACCAAAGATGATACATAA